From Spirosoma aerolatum, one genomic window encodes:
- a CDS encoding alpha-E domain-containing protein, whose protein sequence is MLSRVANSVYWMHRYIERAENYARFMSVNFNLALDLPPNVDQQWEPLLTATADNERFKKYYSEPTRENVIHFMTFDKRNPNSIVSCLSDARENARTIREVISKEMWEHLNTFYLMVRDTSPKQQWEQTQTQNFFTEIRNSIQLFYGIIDATITRNEAWHFGRLGRFLERADKTSRFLDVKYFTLLPEIELVGSTIDLMIWSAVLKSVSAYNMHRQQYRSLTPASIVEFLILDKMFPRAVAHCIRQAELSLYEISGNNITQGFGNSAERMLSKLRTDIEFTETADIFKTGLHQYLDNFQTRTNTVGDAIFQTYFDLKPIEV, encoded by the coding sequence ATGCTAAGTCGCGTTGCTAACTCAGTTTATTGGATGCACCGCTATATTGAACGGGCTGAGAACTATGCTCGTTTCATGAGTGTGAATTTCAACCTGGCCCTCGATTTGCCACCCAATGTTGATCAGCAGTGGGAGCCGTTATTGACAGCGACGGCTGATAATGAGCGGTTTAAGAAATATTATTCGGAGCCTACGCGTGAGAATGTTATTCATTTCATGACGTTCGATAAGCGAAATCCGAATTCAATCGTGTCGTGCCTGAGCGATGCTCGCGAAAACGCCCGAACTATTCGGGAAGTTATCTCCAAAGAGATGTGGGAACACCTGAATACGTTCTATCTAATGGTACGCGATACTTCGCCAAAGCAACAGTGGGAGCAGACGCAGACGCAAAACTTTTTTACGGAAATTCGGAATAGCATACAGCTTTTTTATGGAATCATTGATGCAACAATTACCCGTAATGAAGCCTGGCACTTTGGGCGATTGGGGCGTTTTTTAGAGCGGGCGGATAAAACATCCCGGTTTCTGGATGTGAAGTATTTTACACTTCTCCCCGAAATAGAGCTGGTTGGATCAACCATCGATTTGATGATCTGGTCAGCGGTTCTGAAATCGGTTAGTGCGTATAATATGCACCGTCAGCAGTATCGGTCGCTGACACCGGCCAGTATTGTCGAATTTCTGATTTTAGATAAGATGTTTCCGCGAGCTGTGGCGCATTGTATCCGGCAGGCTGAATTATCGCTCTACGAAATTTCAGGGAATAACATTACACAAGGTTTTGGGAACTCTGCCGAACGCATGCTGTCTAAGCTAAGAACCGATATTGAGTTTACCGAAACGGCCGATATTTTTAAGACAGGCCTCCACCAATATCTCGATAACTTCCAGACGCGTACTAATACTGTTGGCGACGCTATCTTTCAAACCTACTTCGATTTAAAGCCGATTGAGGTGTAA
- the glgB gene encoding 1,4-alpha-glucan branching protein GlgB, with protein sequence MAKRKTTTDSSPIPDNNQPETSTPPKSPKPKQAQAAPTPSVPAEQPVSTGPYSRFTDFDIYLFRSGKHTRLYEKFGSHVVEYSGVTGTYFAVWAPSARYVAVIGNFNGWDKGSHPMNVRWDSSGIWEVFIPHIGRGETYKYFIVHESGRELEKGDPYAHQWEVPPKTASVVWDTYYEWQDQGWMANRHTKNALNAPVSVYEVHLSSWRRDPGNPERELSYGEIADALVPYVQEMGFTHVEFMPVMQYPYAPSWGYQITGYYAPSSRFGTAQDFMRLIERLHQAGIGVLLDWVPSHFPGDAHGLYEFDGSHLYEHPDMRKGYHPDWKSYVFNYTRPEVRSFLLSNALFWLDRCHADGLRVDAVASMLYLDYSRNAGEWEPNMFGGRENLEAISLFKELNEAVYKEFPDTQTIAEESTAFPGVSRPVYTGGLGFGMKWMMGWMNDTLRYFERDPGYRKYHQDELTFSTIYAFTENFMLPLSHDEVVYGKQSLVGKMPGDEWQRFANLRLLFAYMFTHSGTKLLFMGGEFGQTAEWKFDTSLDWHLLEYAPHKGMAACVKALNQLYRTEPALYERNFSADGFEWIDTTDRENSVITYSRKGNNPNDTVLIVLNMTPIPRAHYRIGVPAAGSYKEIFNSDATEFYGSGVLNATPIASEQEAWHGRSQSIQLNIPPLGAVVLKAVN encoded by the coding sequence ATGGCAAAACGAAAAACTACGACGGACTCGTCGCCTATACCCGACAATAACCAACCGGAAACATCAACGCCCCCAAAATCACCCAAACCGAAGCAAGCACAGGCAGCCCCTACCCCATCCGTTCCGGCCGAACAACCTGTTTCGACAGGGCCTTATTCCCGCTTCACTGATTTCGACATTTACTTGTTTCGGTCAGGCAAGCACACCAGGCTCTACGAGAAATTTGGCTCTCATGTCGTTGAGTATAGTGGCGTAACAGGCACCTATTTTGCGGTTTGGGCCCCCTCGGCCCGTTATGTTGCAGTTATTGGCAATTTCAACGGATGGGATAAAGGAAGCCACCCGATGAATGTTCGCTGGGACTCTTCGGGCATCTGGGAAGTATTCATCCCGCACATTGGCCGGGGCGAAACCTATAAATATTTTATCGTTCATGAAAGTGGACGTGAGCTGGAAAAAGGCGATCCGTACGCTCACCAGTGGGAAGTTCCCCCCAAAACGGCTTCGGTCGTCTGGGATACGTACTACGAATGGCAGGATCAGGGCTGGATGGCAAACCGCCATACAAAAAATGCCCTCAATGCACCTGTTTCAGTCTACGAAGTACACCTATCGTCCTGGCGACGTGATCCTGGTAACCCCGAACGCGAACTGAGTTACGGCGAAATTGCTGATGCCCTGGTTCCGTATGTGCAGGAGATGGGCTTCACCCATGTGGAGTTTATGCCCGTTATGCAGTATCCGTATGCCCCCTCCTGGGGCTACCAGATTACGGGCTATTATGCACCCAGCAGCCGGTTTGGCACAGCACAGGATTTTATGCGGCTTATCGAACGACTGCATCAGGCTGGCATCGGTGTCTTGCTCGACTGGGTTCCCTCCCACTTCCCCGGCGATGCGCATGGTTTGTACGAATTCGACGGTTCGCATCTGTACGAACACCCGGATATGCGGAAAGGCTACCATCCCGACTGGAAAAGCTACGTATTCAACTACACCCGGCCCGAAGTACGCTCTTTCCTGCTCAGTAATGCCCTGTTCTGGCTCGATCGTTGTCATGCCGACGGGCTCCGAGTGGATGCTGTAGCGTCGATGCTGTATCTGGATTACTCACGCAATGCGGGCGAATGGGAGCCGAATATGTTTGGTGGTCGCGAAAATCTGGAAGCCATTTCGCTCTTTAAGGAACTGAACGAAGCGGTTTATAAAGAATTCCCGGATACCCAGACGATTGCCGAAGAATCGACCGCTTTCCCTGGTGTATCGCGTCCGGTCTATACGGGTGGTTTAGGGTTCGGCATGAAGTGGATGATGGGCTGGATGAACGATACGCTTCGGTACTTCGAACGCGATCCAGGCTACCGCAAATACCATCAGGACGAACTAACGTTCAGCACAATTTACGCCTTTACCGAAAACTTCATGCTGCCCCTGTCGCACGACGAGGTCGTGTATGGTAAGCAATCGCTGGTAGGTAAAATGCCGGGCGACGAATGGCAGCGTTTTGCGAATCTACGGTTGCTGTTTGCTTACATGTTTACGCACTCAGGTACCAAATTACTGTTTATGGGTGGCGAATTTGGACAAACGGCCGAATGGAAGTTTGATACCAGCCTGGACTGGCACCTGCTGGAATACGCCCCGCATAAAGGCATGGCCGCCTGTGTAAAAGCCCTCAACCAGCTTTACCGAACCGAGCCCGCCTTATACGAACGTAATTTCTCTGCCGATGGCTTCGAATGGATTGATACCACCGACCGTGAAAACAGCGTGATCACCTATAGCCGGAAAGGCAATAACCCCAACGATACGGTACTGATTGTGCTGAACATGACGCCCATTCCGCGCGCTCATTACCGGATAGGTGTACCAGCGGCAGGTTCGTATAAGGAAATTTTCAATAGCGATGCTACGGAGTTTTACGGTAGCGGTGTGTTGAATGCAACGCCTATTGCCAGTGAGCAGGAAGCCTGGCATGGCCGCTCTCAATCGATCCAATTAAATATACCTCCGCTAGGTGCTGTTGTGCTCAAAGCGGTAAATTAG